A single region of the Rhizobium sp. ARZ01 genome encodes:
- a CDS encoding 2,3-bisphosphoglycerate-dependent phosphoglycerate mutase, with the protein MSGTLVLVRHGQSEWNLKNLFTGWKDPDLTPLGVEEANAGGKALADYGIKFDIAFTSDLIRAQKTCQIVLDNVGQPDLETIRDQALNERDYGDLSGLNKDDARAKWGEEQVHVWRRSYDVPPPGGESLRDTGARVWPYYLTDILPRVLRGEKVLVAAHGNSLRALVMVLDRLTKEQVLNLNLATGVPMVYKLNADSTVASKEVLGDMSGAH; encoded by the coding sequence ATGAGCGGAACCCTTGTCCTTGTTCGCCACGGCCAGAGCGAATGGAACCTGAAAAACCTCTTCACCGGCTGGAAGGACCCGGACCTGACGCCGCTCGGTGTCGAGGAAGCCAATGCCGGCGGCAAGGCGCTCGCCGACTACGGCATCAAGTTCGACATCGCGTTTACTTCGGACCTCATCCGGGCGCAGAAGACCTGCCAGATTGTCCTCGACAATGTCGGCCAGCCCGATCTTGAGACGATCCGCGACCAGGCGCTGAACGAGCGCGACTACGGCGATCTTTCCGGCCTCAACAAGGACGACGCCCGCGCCAAGTGGGGCGAGGAACAGGTGCACGTCTGGCGCCGCTCCTATGACGTTCCGCCGCCGGGCGGCGAAAGCCTGCGCGACACCGGTGCGCGCGTCTGGCCGTACTACCTGACGGACATCCTGCCGCGGGTGCTGCGCGGCGAGAAGGTACTGGTCGCTGCTCACGGCAACTCACTGCGCGCGCTGGTGATGGTCCTTGACCGGCTGACGAAGGAACAGGTCCTGAATCTCAATCTCGCGACCGGCGTGCCGATGGTCTACAAGCTGAACGCGGATTCAACTGTCGCCTCGAAGGAAGTGCTGGGCGACATGTCCGGCGCGCATTGA
- a CDS encoding bifunctional helix-turn-helix domain-containing protein/methylated-DNA--[protein]-cysteine S-methyltransferase: MNISATLKSDITPDGTDYDTVSRVIEMITDDYRDQPSLDDIAARLKQSPTQLQKTFTRWAGLSPKAFLQAVTLDHAKRLLRQESMPLLETSIEVGLSGPSRLHDLFVTHEAMSPGEWKARGEGLTIRWGFHASPFGRALVMVTERGLAGLAFSDDENGKACFEDMACRWPNAAYVEDREATAAYAARIFDPSRWSPDEPLRIVLIGSDFQVRVWEALLRIPLGRAVTYSDIAGQLGQPRASRAVGAAVGRNPISFVVPCHRALGKSGALTGYHWGLTRKRAMLGWEAGKA; this comes from the coding sequence ATGAATATTTCCGCCACGCTCAAATCCGACATCACCCCTGATGGCACTGACTATGACACCGTCAGCCGCGTCATCGAGATGATCACAGACGACTATCGTGATCAGCCCTCGCTGGATGACATCGCTGCGCGCCTGAAGCAGTCGCCGACGCAACTGCAGAAGACCTTTACCCGCTGGGCGGGCCTCTCGCCCAAGGCCTTTCTTCAGGCTGTCACGCTCGATCATGCCAAACGCCTGCTGCGGCAGGAATCGATGCCGCTGCTCGAAACCAGCATCGAAGTCGGCTTGTCCGGCCCAAGCCGCCTGCATGACCTGTTTGTGACTCACGAGGCAATGTCGCCGGGCGAGTGGAAGGCGCGGGGCGAGGGATTGACGATCCGCTGGGGCTTTCATGCCTCGCCGTTCGGGCGGGCGCTTGTCATGGTGACCGAGCGCGGTCTGGCCGGCCTTGCCTTCAGCGACGACGAGAACGGAAAGGCCTGCTTCGAGGACATGGCCTGCCGCTGGCCGAATGCAGCATATGTGGAGGATCGGGAGGCGACCGCCGCCTATGCCGCGCGGATCTTCGATCCGTCCCGCTGGAGTCCTGACGAGCCGCTGCGCATCGTGCTGATCGGCTCCGACTTTCAGGTTCGCGTCTGGGAGGCTCTGCTGCGCATTCCGCTGGGCAGAGCGGTCACCTATTCCGATATCGCCGGGCAGCTCGGCCAGCCGAGGGCGTCACGCGCCGTGGGGGCGGCCGTAGGCCGAAATCCGATCTCGTTCGTGGTGCCCTGCCATCGAGCGCTGGGCAAGAGCGGCGCGCTCACCGGGTATCACTGGGGGCTCACCCGCAAGCGGGCGATGCTCGGCTGGGAAGCGGGCAAGGCTTGA
- a CDS encoding DUF2244 domain-containing protein: protein MSDGNDDVSVNDRPVFVAELRPHRSLGRKGHLIFFLIAGALTVAHMAVFLISGAWPIVMFFGVDFVILFAAFWLNNRAARTCELIALSRTCISIRKLAPSGRETAHDFNTFWARFHVSRHEEVGITDMAVSGQGRRTDVGGFLHLDDRERFATAFAGALARVKRGH, encoded by the coding sequence ATGAGCGATGGCAACGACGATGTCAGTGTGAACGACCGGCCTGTGTTCGTTGCTGAGCTCAGGCCGCACCGGTCGCTGGGCCGAAAAGGCCACCTGATCTTCTTCCTCATCGCCGGCGCATTGACCGTCGCCCATATGGCGGTTTTTCTTATCTCGGGCGCTTGGCCGATCGTGATGTTCTTCGGCGTCGACTTCGTCATCCTGTTTGCCGCCTTCTGGCTCAACAATCGTGCGGCCCGCACCTGCGAACTGATCGCGTTGTCGCGTACCTGCATCTCCATCCGCAAGCTCGCCCCCTCCGGGCGCGAGACCGCGCATGACTTCAATACGTTCTGGGCGCGCTTCCATGTGTCGCGGCACGAGGAGGTCGGCATCACGGACATGGCGGTGAGCGGGCAGGGGCGTCGGACCGACGTTGGCGGCTTCCTGCACCTCGATGACCGCGAGCGGTTCGCGACCGCCTTCGCCGGAGCACTCGCCCGGGTGAAGCGCGGTCACTGA
- the nth gene encoding endonuclease III, whose product MKNAKPKSGVATGARAVPKRHSAKPRSAYTTEEIREIFRRFSIQRPEPKGELEHVNPFTLVVAVALSAQATDAGVNKATRALFAVADTPEKMLALGEDKVRDYIKTIGLFRNKAKNVIALSQKLVDEFGGEVPRTREELVTLPGVGRKTANVVLSMAFGQSTIAVDTHILRIANRILLAPGKTPDDVEDRLMRIIPDEYLYRAHHWLILHGRYVCKARKPECERCVIADICRSPEKTCDIPAPLVELPPQAIAATG is encoded by the coding sequence ATGAAGAACGCGAAACCGAAATCAGGCGTTGCGACCGGCGCCCGGGCGGTGCCGAAGCGCCACAGCGCCAAGCCGAGATCGGCCTACACTACCGAAGAGATCCGCGAAATCTTCCGGCGGTTCTCGATCCAGCGTCCCGAGCCCAAGGGCGAACTGGAGCACGTCAATCCGTTCACCCTCGTCGTCGCGGTTGCGCTCTCGGCGCAGGCGACCGACGCCGGCGTCAACAAGGCGACGCGCGCACTGTTCGCCGTCGCCGATACGCCGGAGAAGATGCTCGCGCTCGGCGAAGACAAAGTCCGGGACTACATCAAGACGATCGGGCTCTTCCGCAACAAGGCGAAGAACGTCATCGCGCTCAGCCAAAAGCTCGTGGACGAGTTTGGCGGTGAGGTGCCCCGCACCCGCGAGGAACTGGTGACGCTTCCGGGCGTTGGTCGGAAGACCGCAAACGTCGTGCTGTCGATGGCCTTCGGCCAATCGACGATTGCGGTGGACACGCACATCCTGCGCATTGCCAACCGCATCCTGCTGGCACCCGGCAAGACGCCGGACGACGTCGAAGACCGGCTCATGCGAATCATTCCGGACGAGTACCTCTACCGCGCCCACCACTGGCTGATCCTGCACGGGCGCTATGTCTGCAAGGCGCGCAAGCCCGAATGCGAGCGCTGCGTGATCGCCGACATCTGTCGGTCGCCGGAGAAGACCTGCGATATTCCCGCGCCGCTGGTCGAACTACCACCACAGGCAATCGCGGCAACCGGCTAG
- a CDS encoding TetR family transcriptional regulator: MSRSNRDRTEATRAALIDAARMLFVEKGYAETATPDIVECAGVTRGALYHHFEGKKALFRAVIEREAVAVAAEIEAGATPAANAHQALLLGARGYFDAMAVEGRTRLLLLEAPAVLGPDAIGALERENAEMSLRAGLAALAGEEERTSPLLDELTSLLSAAFDRAALAIAAGADRKAFEDAIAVLVDGLVLAKAHH; the protein is encoded by the coding sequence GTGAGCCGCAGCAACAGAGACAGGACCGAGGCGACGCGAGCCGCGCTCATCGACGCGGCAAGGATGCTGTTTGTCGAGAAGGGATATGCGGAGACGGCGACCCCCGACATCGTCGAGTGTGCCGGCGTTACCCGTGGTGCCCTTTACCATCACTTCGAGGGCAAGAAGGCACTCTTTCGCGCCGTGATCGAGCGTGAGGCTGTGGCGGTCGCTGCCGAAATCGAAGCGGGCGCCACGCCTGCAGCGAATGCCCATCAGGCGCTACTGCTCGGTGCTAGGGGGTATTTCGACGCAATGGCGGTCGAGGGCAGGACCAGGCTACTGTTGCTGGAGGCGCCAGCCGTCCTTGGCCCGGACGCGATCGGTGCGCTCGAGCGGGAGAATGCAGAAATGTCCCTCAGGGCCGGTCTTGCCGCCCTCGCGGGCGAAGAGGAGCGAACCTCGCCGTTGCTCGATGAGCTGACGTCGCTTCTATCGGCCGCCTTCGACCGCGCGGCTCTTGCCATTGCCGCCGGCGCGGACCGCAAGGCCTTCGAGGATGCGATTGCGGTGCTTGTCGATGGCCTCGTGCTGGCGAAGGCGCACCACTAA
- a CDS encoding VOC family protein, protein MKSTSYYPVIMTDDVSGTAAFYCAHFRFQPLFTSDWYIHLQSTEDEHVTLAILDGQHETIPAAARGRISGLLLNFEVEDPDAIYEACRAAGLPILKAICDEDFGQRHFITADPNGVLIDVIKPIPPDAEYAAQYEPSALPA, encoded by the coding sequence GTGAAATCCACCAGCTATTATCCCGTCATCATGACGGACGACGTCTCCGGCACGGCGGCATTCTACTGCGCTCATTTCCGCTTCCAGCCGCTCTTTACCAGTGATTGGTACATCCACCTGCAATCGACCGAAGACGAGCACGTGACACTCGCGATCCTCGACGGCCAACACGAGACGATACCCGCCGCAGCGCGCGGCAGGATATCGGGGCTTCTGCTGAACTTCGAAGTCGAGGATCCGGACGCGATCTACGAAGCCTGTCGTGCCGCTGGTTTGCCGATCCTGAAGGCAATCTGCGACGAAGATTTCGGCCAACGCCACTTCATCACCGCCGATCCGAACGGCGTCCTTATCGACGTGATAAAGCCGATCCCGCCAGATGCGGAATACGCCGCCCAGTACGAACCTTCCGCACTCCCTGCCTAG
- a CDS encoding sulfate transporter family protein — protein sequence MILDAVRLALVNLFAPETRRVFWKVLGLTIFFLIVLWFALRESFIAYALPWFDGYLTGVPDWAGWLTLLLGVFASIGLALSLALLLAPVTAVVAGFFLDDVAEVVERRDYPGEAPGQALPLGAAIAGSIKFLGVVLVGNLVALLLLFIPGVNLIAFFLVNGYLLGREFFEFAAMRFRPPEEARLFRAKHASTVFLAGLSISAFLAVPIVNLLTPLFAAGLMVHLHKLLSHSDPSFRG from the coding sequence ATGATTCTCGATGCGGTGCGCCTGGCGCTCGTCAATCTCTTCGCACCGGAAACGCGTCGCGTCTTCTGGAAGGTGCTCGGGCTGACGATCTTTTTTCTGATCGTGCTGTGGTTCGCCCTTCGGGAAAGCTTCATCGCCTATGCACTCCCCTGGTTCGACGGCTACCTCACGGGCGTTCCGGACTGGGCGGGTTGGCTCACGCTTCTCCTTGGCGTCTTTGCGAGCATCGGTCTGGCGCTTTCCCTTGCGCTGCTGCTCGCCCCGGTCACGGCCGTCGTTGCCGGCTTTTTCCTCGATGATGTCGCCGAGGTGGTGGAGCGACGCGACTATCCTGGCGAGGCGCCTGGCCAGGCCCTTCCGCTCGGAGCGGCAATCGCAGGCTCCATCAAGTTTCTCGGCGTCGTGCTTGTCGGCAACCTGGTCGCGCTGTTGCTGCTGTTCATTCCGGGCGTCAACCTGATAGCCTTTTTCCTCGTCAACGGCTATCTCCTCGGGCGCGAGTTCTTCGAATTCGCGGCGATGCGCTTCAGGCCGCCGGAAGAGGCGCGGCTCTTTCGGGCCAAGCATGCCTCGACCGTCTTCCTGGCCGGCCTCTCCATCTCGGCCTTTCTTGCCGTGCCGATCGTCAACCTTCTGACGCCGCTGTTTGCCGCGGGCCTCATGGTTCATCTGCACAAGCTGCTTTCGCATAGCGATCCGTCGTTTCGCGGCTAG
- a CDS encoding HAMP domain-containing methyl-accepting chemotaxis protein — MRTIRISRLLPALFVLMVALGALQGAVAFRSLSTITGQFERIGSEHMPQLRTILKINRDFAELQGSYSEHMLTRDPNEMPAIEARIAERGEALTKQVDTYAAAISIDPDMAKVISPVKDSLVTYLAEGEKLKQASAMAAKGVAAETFQGPMKQDAERIESALASLIARNERVTASGIETAVAEQEFAYRLTIAALMLSVGLAIAAIFIVNRRVVRPLNGISGAMRQVADGNIGQEVPYSERRDEIGEMAAAVTVFRDNAGERMRLERQSASDRAIAEGERMAREAERNRDNGKVQAAVASLADALGRLASGDMTCDIDTPFDGELDRLRQDFNISVARLKDALCEVGDNARAIDAGARQIRSAADALARRTEHQAASVEETAAALEQITTTVKDSTRRAEEAGTLVARTRDGAEKSGQIVRRAISAMQQIEQSSGEIGNIIGVIDDIAFQTNLLALNAGVEAARAGEAGKGFAVVAQEVRELAQRSAKAAREIKALITASGGQVQDGVALVDETGKALETIVAEVQEINGHVQAIVVAAREQASGLSEINTAVGTMDQGTQQNAAMVEETTAASHGLADDVQALNALISRFNVGAAQGQSSRAPHLQMVQASDSAPSGSALAPRSASVTKSAQSSTGTVTQLPRKSPGQWNVKAASATSRAVASPANLLKQKLLGALGAKQEGKKDGDWEKF; from the coding sequence ATGCGTACGATCAGGATCAGCAGGCTCCTCCCCGCTCTTTTCGTCTTGATGGTGGCGCTCGGCGCCTTGCAAGGCGCGGTCGCGTTCCGATCGCTCTCGACAATCACCGGCCAGTTCGAGCGCATCGGCAGCGAGCACATGCCGCAGTTGCGCACGATCCTGAAGATCAATCGCGACTTCGCGGAGCTGCAAGGCAGCTATTCCGAGCACATGCTGACGAGGGACCCAAATGAAATGCCGGCGATCGAGGCCAGGATCGCCGAACGCGGCGAGGCATTGACCAAGCAGGTCGACACCTACGCGGCCGCGATCTCCATCGATCCGGATATGGCAAAGGTGATCAGCCCCGTCAAAGACAGCCTCGTCACTTATCTCGCAGAAGGGGAAAAGCTAAAGCAGGCCTCCGCCATGGCCGCCAAGGGCGTGGCCGCGGAAACCTTCCAAGGCCCCATGAAGCAGGATGCCGAGAGGATAGAGTCCGCACTCGCCAGCCTGATCGCCAGAAATGAGCGCGTGACGGCGAGCGGCATTGAGACCGCCGTCGCTGAACAGGAGTTCGCCTACCGGCTGACGATTGCCGCACTGATGTTGTCAGTCGGGCTCGCCATTGCAGCGATCTTCATCGTCAACCGCCGCGTCGTCCGCCCGCTAAACGGTATTTCCGGCGCGATGAGACAGGTTGCAGACGGCAATATCGGCCAGGAAGTGCCCTATTCCGAGCGCCGCGACGAGATCGGCGAGATGGCGGCGGCCGTCACCGTCTTCCGTGATAACGCCGGCGAACGCATGCGCCTCGAACGCCAGTCGGCTTCCGACCGGGCCATTGCCGAGGGCGAGCGCATGGCGCGCGAGGCGGAGCGCAACCGCGACAATGGCAAGGTGCAGGCGGCCGTCGCCTCGCTTGCCGACGCGCTGGGCCGGCTGGCCTCAGGCGACATGACCTGCGACATCGATACGCCGTTCGATGGCGAGCTCGATCGGCTGCGGCAGGATTTCAATATATCCGTCGCGCGACTGAAGGATGCGCTCTGCGAGGTCGGCGACAATGCGCGGGCGATTGACGCCGGCGCCCGCCAGATCCGCTCCGCGGCCGACGCACTTGCCCGCCGCACCGAGCATCAGGCGGCTTCGGTCGAAGAGACCGCTGCAGCATTGGAGCAGATCACGACGACAGTGAAGGATTCCACCCGGCGCGCCGAGGAAGCCGGGACGCTGGTGGCCCGCACACGCGACGGCGCGGAAAAGTCCGGCCAAATCGTTCGCCGGGCCATTTCGGCCATGCAGCAGATCGAGCAGTCCTCCGGCGAGATCGGCAACATCATCGGCGTCATCGACGACATTGCCTTCCAGACAAACCTGCTCGCGCTGAACGCAGGGGTGGAGGCTGCGCGCGCCGGCGAGGCAGGCAAGGGCTTTGCCGTGGTGGCTCAGGAAGTCCGCGAACTTGCGCAGCGTTCGGCCAAGGCCGCACGCGAGATCAAGGCGCTGATCACCGCTTCGGGCGGTCAGGTGCAGGATGGTGTCGCCCTGGTCGACGAAACCGGCAAGGCACTCGAGACGATCGTGGCCGAAGTGCAGGAAATCAATGGCCACGTCCAGGCAATCGTCGTGGCAGCGCGCGAACAGGCGAGCGGGCTGTCGGAAATCAACACTGCCGTTGGCACAATGGACCAGGGAACGCAGCAGAATGCGGCAATGGTCGAGGAGACCACGGCTGCCAGCCATGGCCTGGCAGATGACGTGCAGGCGCTGAATGCCCTGATCAGCCGGTTCAACGTCGGCGCCGCGCAGGGCCAGTCATCACGCGCGCCACACCTTCAGATGGTGCAGGCGTCCGATTCCGCGCCGTCAGGCTCCGCGTTGGCGCCGAGAAGCGCATCGGTGACGAAATCGGCACAGTCATCGACGGGGACCGTTACCCAATTGCCGCGCAAGTCGCCCGGTCAATGGAACGTGAAGGCCGCCAGCGCGACGTCCCGTGCGGTGGCGTCACCTGCGAACCTGCTGAAGCAGAAGTTGCTCGGCGCGCTCGGCGCGAAACAGGAAGGCAAGAAAGACGGCGACTGGGAGAAATTCTAG
- a CDS encoding lysine-2,3-aminomutase-like protein, translating to MNVARTLRSVAELEKAGLMPRGSAEADVARVGERYAVAVTPAVAALIDNENPSDPIARQFIPATAELTTLPEERADPIGDLAHSPVEGIVHRYPDRVLLKAVHVCPIYCRFCFRREMVGPSGLGTLTPEELDAAIGYIAAHPDIWEVILTGGDPLVLSARRLRELMQRLGAIAHVKVVRFHTRVPVVEPERIDADMVEALQASGKTTYVALHANHPRELTAQARLACAQLVNAGIAMISQTVLLKGVNDDADVLAELMRAFVEIRIRPYYLHHPDLAPGTSHFRLGLAEGRALVEGLRGRISGLCQPTYILDIPGGYGKVPVLSSAVQETDDGCFRIRDFRGGEHLYPPSSESEPFAPAQ from the coding sequence ATGAATGTTGCGCGAACGCTTCGGTCGGTTGCCGAGCTTGAGAAGGCCGGGTTGATGCCGCGCGGCTCCGCCGAGGCCGATGTTGCGCGCGTGGGCGAGCGCTATGCCGTTGCCGTGACGCCTGCCGTGGCAGCGCTGATCGACAATGAAAATCCGAGCGACCCGATCGCCCGGCAGTTCATTCCCGCCACCGCCGAACTGACGACGCTGCCGGAAGAGCGCGCCGATCCGATCGGCGACCTGGCCCACAGTCCTGTCGAGGGTATCGTTCATCGCTACCCGGACCGGGTGCTGCTGAAAGCCGTGCACGTCTGCCCCATCTACTGCCGCTTCTGCTTCCGCCGCGAGATGGTCGGCCCTTCCGGATTGGGAACATTGACGCCTGAGGAACTGGATGCCGCGATCGGCTACATCGCCGCGCATCCGGATATCTGGGAAGTGATCCTGACCGGCGGCGATCCGCTGGTGCTCTCAGCCCGCAGGCTGCGCGAGTTGATGCAGCGATTGGGCGCGATCGCCCACGTCAAGGTCGTTCGTTTTCATACGCGGGTGCCCGTGGTCGAGCCGGAGCGGATCGATGCCGACATGGTTGAAGCTCTGCAGGCATCGGGCAAGACAACCTATGTCGCCCTTCACGCCAACCATCCACGCGAACTGACCGCACAAGCGCGCCTGGCCTGTGCGCAACTTGTCAATGCGGGCATTGCGATGATCAGTCAGACCGTGTTGCTCAAGGGCGTGAACGATGACGCCGACGTGCTGGCGGAACTCATGCGCGCCTTCGTGGAAATCCGCATTCGTCCCTACTATCTGCACCATCCCGATCTGGCGCCCGGAACGAGCCATTTCCGGCTTGGTCTCGCCGAGGGACGGGCGCTGGTGGAGGGGCTGCGCGGCCGCATCTCCGGTCTTTGCCAACCGACCTATATCCTCGACATTCCCGGCGGCTACGGCAAGGTGCCCGTTCTTTCGAGTGCGGTGCAGGAGACCGACGATGGATGCTTCCGGATCCGGGACTTCCGCGGCGGGGAGCACCTTTATCCGCCATCGTCTGAGAGCGAACCGTTTGCGCCTGCGCAGTAG
- the epmA gene encoding EF-P lysine aminoacylase EpmA — MKPNSPAPSPWWTPDVHADRRPFLIARNRIQLALRSYFAERDFVEVDTSTLQVSPGNEAHLHAFRTDAIGHSGATTPLYLHTSPEFACKKLLSAGEKRISCFAHVYRNRERGPLHHPEFTMLEWYRAGEGYETLMDDCAELLAVAAQTAGMERLVYRGKDCDPFAEPERLTVADAFARHAGIDLLETIRPDGSTDRNALAQAMAACGLRVAPDDTWADLFSRVLVERVEPLLGFGRATILCEYPVAEAALARPSPRDPRVAERFELYACGVELANAFGELTDAAEQRRRFGLEMAEKQRVYGETYPLDEDFLAALEIMPEASGIALGFDRLVMLATGAARIDQVIWAPVAETAP, encoded by the coding sequence ATGAAGCCGAACAGCCCTGCACCGTCGCCCTGGTGGACGCCTGATGTCCATGCCGACCGCCGTCCGTTCCTGATTGCACGCAACCGCATCCAGTTGGCGCTGAGAAGCTATTTTGCCGAGCGCGATTTCGTCGAGGTCGATACGTCAACGCTTCAGGTCTCGCCGGGCAACGAGGCTCATCTGCATGCGTTCCGCACGGACGCCATCGGCCACTCAGGCGCCACGACGCCGCTCTACCTGCACACTTCGCCGGAATTCGCCTGCAAGAAGCTGCTATCGGCAGGCGAGAAACGCATTTCCTGCTTTGCCCATGTCTACCGCAATCGCGAACGCGGCCCTCTGCATCATCCCGAGTTCACCATGCTCGAGTGGTACCGGGCGGGGGAGGGGTACGAGACGCTGATGGACGATTGCGCCGAACTTCTTGCCGTTGCGGCACAAACAGCCGGTATGGAACGCCTCGTCTACCGCGGCAAGGACTGTGATCCCTTTGCCGAGCCTGAACGCCTCACAGTCGCGGACGCCTTTGCCCGACATGCCGGCATCGATCTGCTTGAGACGATCCGCCCCGATGGCTCGACCGATCGCAATGCGCTCGCACAAGCGATGGCTGCATGCGGGTTGCGCGTCGCGCCCGATGATACTTGGGCCGATCTCTTCAGCCGCGTGCTCGTCGAGCGCGTCGAACCGTTACTCGGTTTCGGCCGCGCGACGATCCTGTGCGAATATCCGGTGGCCGAGGCGGCACTCGCGCGCCCCTCGCCGCGCGACCCCCGGGTCGCCGAGCGCTTCGAGCTTTATGCCTGCGGTGTCGAACTCGCCAATGCCTTCGGTGAACTGACCGACGCGGCCGAACAGCGCCGGCGCTTCGGCCTGGAGATGGCTGAGAAACAGCGGGTCTATGGCGAAACCTACCCGCTTGATGAGGATTTTCTTGCGGCGCTTGAAATCATGCCCGAGGCGAGCGGCATCGCGCTGGGCTTCGATCGGTTGGTGATGCTGGCGACGGGTGCTGCACGCATCGATCAGGTTATCTGGGCGCCGGTGGCGGAGACAGCGCCATGA
- the efp gene encoding elongation factor P — translation MAKIIASSVRKGNVLDVDGKLYVVLTAQNFHPGKGTPVTQVDMRRISDGVKVSERYRTTEQVERAHVEDREHTFLYEDGDGFHFMNPESYDQLTMSAEDVGDAKAYLQEGMAVILSTHEGVAIALDLPRNVILEITETEPVVKGQTASSSYKPAMLSNGLRTLVPPHIQAGTRVVIATEDGSYVERAKD, via the coding sequence ATGGCAAAGATCATCGCTTCTTCCGTCCGCAAGGGCAACGTGCTCGACGTCGACGGCAAACTCTATGTGGTTCTGACGGCGCAGAACTTCCACCCCGGCAAGGGCACGCCGGTCACGCAGGTCGACATGCGCCGCATCTCCGATGGCGTGAAGGTTTCGGAACGCTACCGCACGACCGAACAGGTCGAGCGCGCGCACGTGGAAGACCGCGAACACACCTTCCTCTACGAAGACGGCGACGGCTTCCACTTCATGAACCCGGAAAGCTACGACCAGCTGACGATGTCGGCCGAGGACGTCGGCGACGCCAAGGCCTACCTGCAGGAAGGCATGGCGGTCATTCTGTCGACACACGAGGGGGTAGCAATCGCGCTCGACCTGCCCCGTAACGTGATCCTCGAGATCACCGAGACCGAGCCGGTCGTCAAGGGTCAGACGGCTTCCTCCTCCTACAAGCCCGCCATGCTCTCCAACGGCCTGCGCACGCTCGTCCCGCCTCACATCCAGGCCGGCACGCGCGTCGTGATCGCGACCGAAGACGGCTCCTACGTCGAGCGCGCCAAGGATTGA
- a CDS encoding adenosine kinase yields the protein MTQFDVLTVGNAIVDIIARCDDGFLTENGIIKGAMNLIDAERAELLYARMGPAVEASGGSAGNTAAGIASFGGRAAYFGKVAKDQLGEIFTHDIRAQGVHFGTKPLDRLPPTARSMIFVTEDGERSMNTYLGACVELGAEDVEAAVVASAKVTYFEGYLWDPPRAKDAIRACARIAHANGREMSMTLSDSFCVHRYRDEFLELMRSGTVDIVFANKAEVLALYETEDFEQALSIIASDCRLAVVTMSEEGSIILAEGKRIRVHATPIERVVDTTGAGDLYAAGFLYGYTQGRSLEDCGKLGSLAAGIVIEQIGPRPLASLAEAAIEAGLA from the coding sequence ATGACCCAATTCGACGTTCTGACGGTCGGCAATGCCATCGTCGACATCATTGCCCGTTGCGACGACGGCTTCCTCACTGAAAATGGCATCATCAAAGGGGCAATGAACCTCATCGACGCCGAGCGCGCGGAGTTGCTCTATGCCCGCATGGGGCCAGCGGTGGAGGCCTCTGGAGGCAGTGCAGGGAACACGGCGGCGGGGATCGCGAGCTTTGGTGGTCGTGCCGCCTATTTCGGCAAGGTCGCCAAGGATCAGCTTGGCGAAATCTTCACGCACGACATTCGCGCCCAGGGCGTCCACTTCGGAACAAAACCGCTTGACCGTTTGCCGCCAACGGCGCGTTCGATGATCTTTGTCACCGAGGATGGCGAACGCTCGATGAACACCTATCTCGGTGCCTGTGTCGAGCTCGGTGCCGAGGACGTCGAAGCGGCCGTCGTGGCTTCGGCAAAGGTCACCTATTTCGAGGGTTACCTGTGGGATCCGCCGCGGGCCAAGGACGCGATCCGCGCCTGCGCCCGCATCGCGCATGCGAACGGCCGCGAAATGTCGATGACACTCTCGGACAGCTTCTGCGTCCACCGCTATCGCGACGAATTCCTCGAATTGATGCGCTCGGGCACGGTCGACATCGTCTTCGCCAACAAGGCCGAAGTGCTGGCGCTCTATGAGACTGAGGATTTCGAGCAGGCGCTTTCGATAATCGCCAGCGACTGCCGGCTCGCCGTCGTCACGATGAGCGAAGAGGGTTCGATCATCCTGGCTGAAGGGAAGCGGATCCGCGTCCATGCGACGCCAATCGAGCGCGTGGTGGACACGACAGGCGCCGGCGACCTCTATGCGGCCGGCTTCCTGTACGGCTATACACAGGGGCGTTCGCTTGAAGACTGCGGCAAGCTCGGCAGCCTGGCAGCCGGCATCGTCATCGAGCAGATCGGCCCACGGCCGCTGGCTTCGCTTGCCGAGGCCGCGATCGAGGCGGGGCTGGCCTGA